One region of Polaribacter pectinis genomic DNA includes:
- a CDS encoding PorP/SprF family type IX secretion system membrane protein, whose protein sequence is MKKIITIIAVILFTVSAKAQQDPQYTQYMYNMNIVNPAYAGSYDALSLNFLARTQWVGIEGAPETLTLGIHSPVGKNVGLGLSVIVDKLGPVQEQNFYGDFSYTLNVSEKGKLALGLKAGATFFNVCLPCLNPAEPLASDAALINQKANRILPNFGFGAYYYTDKFYAGLAIPNLLETLHFEKKGGQVSRASERKHLFLTSGYVFDLNADLKLKPSIMVKAAEGAPLSVDFSGNVLLYDKLEFGLSYRLDESVSALINVRARKNLRIGYAYDYTLTNLGNFNSGSHEIFLLFNFDFERNKIKSPRFF, encoded by the coding sequence ATGAAAAAAATTATAACAATCATTGCAGTTATCTTATTTACTGTTTCTGCAAAAGCTCAACAAGATCCACAGTATACTCAATACATGTATAATATGAACATCGTAAATCCAGCATACGCTGGATCTTACGATGCTTTAAGTCTTAACTTTTTAGCAAGAACACAATGGGTAGGTATAGAAGGAGCTCCAGAAACATTAACTTTAGGAATTCATTCTCCAGTAGGTAAAAATGTTGGTTTAGGTCTATCTGTTATTGTAGATAAATTGGGACCAGTTCAAGAGCAAAATTTTTATGGAGATTTTTCCTACACTTTAAATGTTAGTGAAAAAGGAAAACTTGCTTTAGGATTAAAAGCAGGAGCAACATTTTTTAATGTTTGTTTACCATGTTTAAACCCTGCAGAACCTCTTGCTAGTGATGCAGCTCTAATTAATCAAAAAGCAAATAGAATATTACCAAATTTTGGATTTGGAGCATATTATTACACAGACAAATTTTATGCAGGTCTAGCAATTCCTAACTTATTAGAAACTCTTCATTTTGAGAAAAAAGGTGGTCAGGTAAGTAGAGCATCAGAAAGAAAACATTTATTTTTAACAAGTGGTTACGTTTTCGATTTAAATGCAGATTTAAAACTAAAACCATCTATAATGGTTAAAGCTGCAGAAGGAGCACCATTATCTGTAGATTTCTCTGGAAACGTTTTATTATACGATAAATTAGAATTCGGACTTTCATATAGATTAGATGAATCAGTATCTGCATTAATAAATGTAAGAGCAAGGAAGAATTTAAGAATAGGTTATGCCTATGATTATACACTTACAAACCTTGGTAATTTTAATTCAGGTTCACACGAAATATTCTTATTATTTAATTTCGATTTTGAAAGAAATAAAATTAAATCTCCAAGATTCTTCTAG
- a CDS encoding OmpA family protein — MKKIIQITIVLLFSSLTILGQTKETKKADTHFENLSYSLAAEEYEKLAESDATEHVLQRLGDSHYFNVEMKTALEAYTRLFQNFPTQEPEYIFRYAQSLRATGNFKESDKWMKKFHQVKKNDSRGIHFTNHEATLNELINGDPGYTVTNLRSINTVNSDFGVTDYGNTILFSSPREGSVFVKRNHTRNNKNFLDIYKVIKEKITTNEGDDSEERPMFTSDVNSKYHESSVTFSPDRKTMYFTRNNYNKGVYRNDKKGYNNLKIYKSVWVYNEWVNVEEVPFNSNEYSTGHPSVSKDGKKLYFASDMPGGIGETDIYVVDINDDGSFGTPQNLGSEVNTEGREMFPFISKDDVLYFSSDGHFGIGALDVFATKKDKGVYTKPVNLKAPVNSKLDDFAFSINPVTKTGYLSSNREGGVGDDDIYGVVELEKPEVIAKPPCMQTVTGIVKDKKFQKPLPGAKLVLKDANGNVVTETFADANATFTFTLPCNNNYTVMATKQYYQPDTASFASSEEEKIELDLDFALDIISDFNYNERDELVIKIKPIYFDYDKSNIRPDAAAELDIVVAIMKQYPSLEIRGSSHTDARGKASYNERLSERRAKSTVAYIISKGINSSRIVDKGYGETRLTNGCVDNDNHTNRVKCTKEEHQANRRTEFVITKM, encoded by the coding sequence ATGAAAAAAATAATACAAATTACAATCGTACTTTTATTCAGTTCTTTAACCATATTGGGTCAAACTAAAGAAACGAAAAAAGCAGATACACATTTTGAAAATTTATCTTATAGTTTAGCTGCTGAAGAATATGAAAAATTAGCAGAGTCAGACGCAACAGAACATGTCTTACAAAGACTTGGAGATAGCCATTATTTTAATGTAGAAATGAAAACTGCATTAGAAGCTTATACTAGATTATTTCAAAATTTTCCAACTCAAGAACCAGAATATATCTTTAGGTATGCACAATCTTTAAGAGCAACTGGTAATTTTAAAGAATCAGATAAATGGATGAAAAAGTTTCATCAAGTTAAAAAGAATGACTCTAGAGGAATTCATTTTACAAACCATGAAGCTACCTTAAATGAACTTATAAATGGTGACCCTGGATATACTGTTACTAATTTAAGAAGTATAAATACAGTTAATTCAGATTTTGGAGTTACAGATTATGGAAATACAATTTTATTTTCTTCACCAAGAGAAGGAAGCGTATTTGTTAAAAGAAACCATACAAGAAATAACAAAAATTTCCTTGACATTTATAAAGTTATTAAAGAGAAAATAACAACTAATGAAGGAGATGATTCTGAAGAAAGACCAATGTTTACAAGTGATGTAAATTCTAAATATCACGAGTCTTCTGTTACTTTTTCTCCAGATAGAAAAACAATGTATTTCACCAGAAACAACTACAATAAAGGAGTTTATAGAAATGATAAAAAAGGATATAACAATCTAAAAATTTACAAATCTGTTTGGGTTTATAATGAATGGGTTAATGTAGAAGAAGTTCCTTTTAATAGTAACGAATACTCTACAGGACATCCTTCTGTAAGTAAAGACGGTAAAAAATTATATTTTGCTTCAGACATGCCTGGCGGAATTGGAGAAACAGATATCTATGTAGTAGACATAAATGATGATGGATCTTTTGGAACACCTCAAAATTTAGGATCAGAAGTAAACACAGAAGGTAGAGAAATGTTTCCATTCATATCAAAAGATGATGTATTGTATTTTTCTTCAGATGGTCATTTTGGAATTGGAGCTTTAGATGTTTTTGCAACTAAAAAAGATAAAGGAGTTTATACAAAACCGGTAAATTTAAAAGCACCAGTAAACTCTAAATTAGATGATTTTGCTTTTTCTATAAATCCAGTAACAAAAACTGGGTATTTATCTTCAAACAGAGAAGGTGGTGTTGGAGATGACGATATTTATGGAGTTGTAGAATTAGAAAAACCAGAGGTTATTGCAAAACCACCATGTATGCAAACTGTTACTGGAATTGTAAAAGATAAAAAGTTTCAAAAACCATTACCAGGCGCAAAGTTAGTTTTAAAAGATGCTAATGGTAACGTTGTTACAGAAACGTTTGCAGATGCAAACGCAACATTTACTTTTACATTACCTTGTAATAATAACTATACTGTAATGGCTACTAAACAATATTATCAGCCAGATACAGCGTCTTTTGCCAGTTCAGAAGAAGAAAAGATAGAACTAGATTTAGATTTTGCATTAGATATCATTTCAGACTTTAATTATAACGAAAGAGATGAGCTTGTAATTAAAATAAAACCTATTTATTTCGATTATGACAAATCTAATATAAGACCAGATGCGGCAGCAGAATTAGATATTGTTGTGGCAATAATGAAACAATACCCAAGTTTAGAAATTAGAGGAAGTTCTCATACAGATGCTCGTGGTAAAGCTTCTTACAATGAAAGATTATCAGAAAGAAGAGCAAAATCTACTGTAGCATATATTATATCTAAAGGGATAAATTCTAGTAGAATAGTAGATAAAGGTTATGGAGAAACTCGTTTAACAAATGGTTGTGTAGATAATGACAATCATACAAACCGTGTTAAATGTACAAAAGAAGAACACCAAGCAAACAGAAGAACCGAGTTTGTAATTACAAAAATGTAA
- the ileS gene encoding isoleucine--tRNA ligase has translation MKAKFPEYKGLDLPKVAEEILNYWEENNIFEKSVTTREGAEPYVFFEGPPSANGLPGVHHVLARAIKDIFPRYKTMKGFQVKRKAGWDTHGLPIELGVEKELGITKEDIGKKISVEDYNAACRKAVMRYTDIWNDLTQKMGYWVDMDDPYITYEPKYMETVWWLLKEIYNKKLIYKGYTIQPYSPKAGTGLSSHELNQPGTYQDVTDTTIVAQFKAVENTLPDFLKKYDHLNFIAWTTTPWTLPSNTALTVGPKIDYVVVATYNQYTFEPIHVILAKNLVGKQFVGKNNFEAENVEELSSYNKGDKKIPYLIATECKGTDLVGIKYEQILDYDCKFENKQDAFRVISGDFVTTEDGTGIVHTAPTFGADDALVAKQAVPPIPPLLVKDENDNLVPLVDLQGKFRPEVTEFAGKYVKNEYYAEGDAPEKSVDVEIAIKLKTENKAFKVEKYKHSYPNCWRTDKPILYYPLDSWFIKVTDVKDRMHSLNKTINWKPESTGTGRFGNWLANANDWNLSRSRYWGIPLPIWRTEDGKEEICIGSVKELKEEMAKAVEAGVLAKDIFEDFEVDNNSEENYAKIDLHKNIVDEITLVSASGQPMKRESDLIDVWFDSGSMPYAQWHYPFENKNKIDGNESFPADFIAEGVDQTRGWFYTLHAIATMVFDSVAYKNVVSNGLVLDKNGHKMSKRLGNATDPFTTLSTYGADATRWYMISNANPWDNLKFDLEGIEEVKRKFFGTLYNTYSFFTLYTNIDGFSYSEEDIALENRPEIDRWILSELHTLIAKVDKFYAEYEPTRAARAISDFTQDYLSNWYVRLSRRRFWKGDYQTDKISAYQTLYTCMVTIAKLGSPIAPFFMDKLYQDLNSVTGKETSESIHLSDFPKFDESFVDKSLERKMENAQTISSLVLSLRAKEKIKVRQPLQKIMIPVDNDQQKEEILAVAGLIKHEVNIKEVQILDDASDILIKQIKPNFKALGPKFGKDMRFVAAEVQKFTQEDINKIEKDKNISIEINGKNITLEREDVEISSKDIEGWLVANEGGLTVALDVTITEGLRKEGVARELVNRIQNARKDTGLEVTDKIKLTVLNFENLQQSINDNKEYIMSETLTKELVFVDELENGTEIEFDTIKSRILIEKI, from the coding sequence ATGAAAGCGAAATTTCCTGAATATAAAGGTCTTGACTTACCAAAAGTAGCAGAAGAAATTCTTAACTATTGGGAAGAAAACAACATATTTGAAAAAAGTGTAACTACAAGAGAAGGCGCAGAGCCTTATGTATTTTTTGAAGGACCTCCTTCAGCAAATGGACTTCCAGGAGTACATCATGTTTTAGCACGTGCTATTAAAGATATTTTTCCACGTTATAAAACCATGAAAGGTTTCCAAGTAAAGCGAAAAGCTGGTTGGGATACACATGGTTTACCTATAGAATTAGGTGTAGAAAAAGAATTGGGAATTACCAAAGAAGACATTGGAAAAAAAATTTCTGTAGAAGATTACAACGCTGCATGTAGAAAAGCAGTAATGCGTTATACAGATATTTGGAACGATTTAACCCAGAAAATGGGTTATTGGGTAGATATGGACGATCCATATATTACTTACGAACCAAAATATATGGAAACTGTTTGGTGGTTGTTAAAAGAGATTTATAATAAGAAACTTATTTATAAAGGATATACAATTCAGCCATATTCTCCAAAAGCGGGAACAGGATTAAGTTCTCACGAATTAAATCAACCAGGAACATACCAAGATGTTACAGACACAACAATTGTAGCACAGTTTAAGGCTGTTGAAAACACGTTACCAGATTTTCTAAAGAAGTATGACCATTTAAATTTTATTGCTTGGACAACAACTCCTTGGACGCTGCCAAGTAATACTGCTTTAACTGTTGGACCAAAAATAGATTATGTTGTAGTTGCAACTTATAATCAATATACTTTTGAGCCTATTCACGTTATTTTAGCGAAAAATTTAGTTGGAAAACAATTTGTAGGAAAAAATAATTTTGAAGCAGAAAATGTAGAAGAATTAAGTAGCTATAATAAAGGCGATAAAAAAATACCTTACTTAATTGCTACAGAATGTAAAGGAACAGATTTAGTAGGAATTAAATACGAGCAAATTTTAGATTATGATTGTAAATTTGAGAATAAACAAGATGCATTTAGAGTAATTTCTGGAGATTTTGTTACTACAGAAGATGGAACAGGAATTGTACACACAGCACCAACTTTTGGAGCAGATGATGCATTGGTTGCAAAACAAGCAGTACCTCCAATTCCGCCATTATTAGTAAAAGATGAGAATGATAATTTAGTGCCTTTAGTAGATTTACAAGGAAAATTTAGACCAGAAGTAACTGAATTTGCGGGTAAATATGTAAAGAACGAATATTATGCAGAAGGTGACGCACCAGAAAAATCTGTAGATGTAGAAATTGCCATCAAATTAAAAACAGAAAACAAGGCTTTTAAAGTCGAAAAATACAAGCACAGTTATCCTAATTGTTGGAGAACAGACAAGCCAATTTTATATTACCCATTAGATTCTTGGTTTATAAAAGTAACGGATGTTAAAGATAGAATGCATTCTTTAAACAAAACGATTAACTGGAAACCTGAATCTACAGGAACAGGACGTTTTGGAAACTGGTTGGCAAACGCAAACGACTGGAATTTATCTCGTTCAAGATATTGGGGAATTCCTTTACCAATCTGGAGAACAGAAGATGGTAAAGAAGAAATCTGTATTGGTTCTGTTAAAGAATTAAAAGAAGAAATGGCGAAAGCTGTTGAAGCAGGAGTTTTAGCAAAAGATATTTTCGAAGATTTTGAAGTTGATAATAATTCTGAAGAAAACTATGCGAAAATAGATTTGCATAAAAATATTGTAGATGAAATTACTTTAGTATCAGCTTCTGGACAACCAATGAAACGCGAAAGCGATTTAATTGATGTTTGGTTCGATTCTGGTTCTATGCCTTATGCACAATGGCATTATCCGTTTGAAAATAAAAATAAAATTGATGGAAACGAATCTTTTCCAGCAGATTTTATTGCAGAAGGAGTAGACCAAACAAGAGGTTGGTTTTATACGTTACATGCAATTGCAACAATGGTTTTCGATTCAGTTGCGTATAAAAACGTTGTTTCCAACGGTTTAGTTTTAGACAAAAACGGACATAAAATGTCTAAACGTTTAGGAAACGCAACAGATCCATTTACAACATTATCAACTTATGGAGCAGATGCAACTCGTTGGTATATGATTTCGAATGCAAATCCTTGGGATAATTTAAAATTCGATTTAGAAGGAATTGAAGAAGTAAAACGTAAGTTTTTCGGAACTTTATATAACACGTATTCATTCTTCACTTTATATACAAATATTGATGGTTTTTCTTATTCTGAAGAAGATATTGCTTTAGAAAACAGACCAGAAATAGACAGATGGATTTTATCTGAACTACATACTTTAATTGCTAAAGTTGATAAATTCTACGCAGAATATGAACCAACAAGAGCAGCAAGAGCAATTTCTGATTTTACACAAGATTACTTAAGTAACTGGTACGTACGTTTAAGTAGAAGACGTTTTTGGAAAGGAGATTACCAAACAGATAAGATTTCTGCTTACCAAACATTGTATACTTGTATGGTAACTATTGCAAAGTTAGGTTCGCCAATTGCACCATTTTTTATGGACAAATTGTATCAAGATTTAAATTCTGTTACAGGTAAAGAAACATCAGAAAGTATTCATTTATCAGATTTCCCAAAATTTGATGAAAGCTTTGTAGATAAATCTTTAGAACGTAAAATGGAAAATGCACAAACAATTTCTTCTTTAGTTTTATCATTAAGAGCAAAAGAAAAGATTAAAGTACGTCAGCCATTGCAAAAAATTATGATTCCTGTTGATAATGATCAGCAAAAAGAAGAAATTTTAGCAGTTGCAGGTTTAATAAAGCATGAGGTAAATATTAAAGAAGTTCAAATTTTAGATGACGCATCAGACATTTTAATCAAACAAATTAAGCCTAATTTTAAAGCTTTAGGACCTAAATTTGGAAAAGATATGCGTTTTGTTGCAGCTGAAGTTCAGAAGTTTACACAAGAAGATATTAACAAAATAGAAAAAGATAAAAACATTTCTATAGAAATTAATGGAAAAAATATTACTTTGGAACGCGAAGATGTAGAAATATCATCAAAAGATATAGAAGGTTGGTTGGTTGCAAATGAAGGTGGTTTAACAGTTGCTTTAGATGTTACCATTACAGAAGGATTGCGCAAAGAAGGTGTTGCCAGAGAATTGGTTAATAGAATTCAGAATGCAAGAAAAGACACAGGTTTAGAAGTTACTGATAAAATTAAATTAACGGTTTTAAATTTCGAAAACTTACAACAGTCTATCAACGATAATAAAGAATACATCATGAGTGAAACATTAACCAAAGAATTGGTTTTTGTGGATGAATTAGAAAATGGTACAGAAATTGAATTCGATACCATTAAAAGTAGAATATTAATCGAAAAAATCTAA
- a CDS encoding TraR/DksA family transcriptional regulator, translated as MSDVKLKYSDEDLQEFKAIIEKKIARAQEDLALLEASYKNDANNGTDDTLSNFKSFDEGSEVMSKEANVQLAIRQEKFIRDLKNALLRIENKTYGVCRVTKKLIQKERLKLVPHATLSIEAKRKQ; from the coding sequence ATGTCAGATGTTAAATTAAAATATTCGGACGAAGATTTGCAAGAATTTAAAGCAATCATTGAAAAAAAAATAGCAAGAGCTCAAGAAGATTTAGCTTTGTTAGAAGCTTCTTATAAAAACGATGCAAATAACGGTACAGATGATACTTTATCTAACTTTAAATCTTTTGATGAAGGTTCTGAAGTAATGAGCAAAGAAGCAAATGTGCAATTAGCCATTAGACAAGAAAAGTTTATTAGAGACCTTAAAAATGCTTTATTACGTATAGAAAATAAAACGTATGGTGTTTGTAGAGTAACTAAAAAGCTAATACAAAAAGAACGTTTAAAGTTAGTGCCTCATGCAACGTTAAGCATAGAAGCAAAACGCAAACAATAA
- a CDS encoding lipoprotein signal peptidase: MSKKNLAILTILIAIILDQIIKIYVKTHFALGEEVVVFDWFILHFTENNGMAMGFEFGGKAGKLFLTLFRLVAVCGIIYWLTQTIKRKVNNAVIIAISLIFSGAVGNIIDSVFYGVIFDSSEHKVATLFSDNPYGTIFHGKVVDMFYFPLWQGVLPDWIPFVGGEFFTFFQYIFNPADAFISVGVALLFIFSKQAFPKEEKKIEA, encoded by the coding sequence ATGTCAAAAAAGAACCTTGCAATTCTTACCATATTAATCGCAATTATTCTAGATCAAATAATTAAAATTTATGTAAAAACACACTTTGCTCTTGGAGAAGAAGTGGTAGTTTTCGATTGGTTTATTCTTCATTTTACAGAAAATAATGGAATGGCAATGGGTTTTGAGTTTGGCGGAAAAGCTGGTAAGCTTTTTTTAACCTTGTTTAGATTAGTTGCTGTTTGTGGAATTATTTATTGGTTAACACAAACCATAAAAAGAAAAGTAAACAATGCTGTTATTATAGCAATTTCTTTAATTTTTTCTGGTGCAGTTGGTAATATCATAGATTCTGTTTTTTATGGAGTTATTTTCGATTCTTCAGAACATAAAGTGGCAACACTTTTTTCAGACAATCCTTATGGTACAATTTTTCATGGTAAAGTTGTAGACATGTTTTACTTTCCTTTATGGCAAGGAGTTTTACCAGATTGGATTCCTTTTGTTGGCGGAGAATTCTTTACTTTTTTTCAATATATATTTAACCCTGCAGATGCTTTTATTTCTGTTGGTGTTGCCTTACTTTTTATTTTTAGCAAACAAGCTTTTCCAAAAGAAGAAAAGAAAATAGAAGCATAA
- a CDS encoding DUF4230 domain-containing protein, which yields MRFLKYIAVFLLGFLIAKFWYKPKIENHKKEEIQVVVNSIKNLSKLVVSKGTFSEVYNYSDSKKYFYNYLSFDKKAIVTVNAEVEVGYDLSKLEIEIDSIGKKISINKIPKEEILISPDIKYFDLQQSSFNAFSKEELNKINQKSIEKIKETIEVTNLKTKAKTRLLEELSKIYQLSAIYGWEVVDNTNTSFLSNFKN from the coding sequence ATGCGTTTTCTAAAATACATTGCCGTTTTTTTATTAGGTTTTCTAATTGCAAAATTTTGGTACAAACCAAAAATTGAAAATCATAAAAAAGAAGAAATTCAAGTAGTAGTTAACTCTATAAAAAACTTGAGTAAACTTGTAGTTTCTAAAGGAACTTTCTCTGAAGTTTATAATTATTCCGACTCTAAAAAATATTTTTACAATTACCTTTCTTTTGATAAAAAAGCCATTGTTACTGTAAATGCAGAAGTAGAGGTTGGTTATGATTTGTCTAAATTAGAAATTGAAATAGATTCTATTGGCAAGAAAATTAGTATTAATAAAATACCAAAAGAGGAAATACTTATTTCCCCAGATATAAAATATTTCGATTTACAGCAAAGTAGTTTTAATGCTTTTTCTAAAGAAGAATTGAATAAAATCAACCAAAAAAGTATTGAGAAAATAAAGGAAACTATAGAAGTTACTAATTTAAAAACAAAAGCAAAAACTAGATTATTAGAAGAACTTTCAAAAATTTACCAGCTTTCTGCTATTTATGGTTGGGAGGTAGTAGATAATACAAATACTAGTTTTTTAAGTAATTTTAAAAATTAA